One region of Polaribacter pectinis genomic DNA includes:
- the fmt gene encoding methionyl-tRNA formyltransferase — translation MRDLRIVFMGTPDFAVTILKHLVENNYNVVGVITATDKPAGRGRKLNESAVKKYATSQNLTILQPKNLKNEEFHQELKDLNANLQIVVAFRMLPKAVWQMPEFGTFNLHASLLPEYRGAAPIHWSIINGETKTGATTFFIDDKIDTGEIILQEEVAILETETVGNLHDKLMFLGAELVAKTVDYIKLGNVDTKKQPELEEKSAPKLNPDNCKIDWTDTLDNIYNKIRGLNPFPAAWTIIKNDDEDISAKIYAIEKEVEDHNFTIGKIVTTKKTLKVAVAKGFINIVELKLSGKKKMDAKSLLNGFTFSSEAKMM, via the coding sequence ATGAGAGATTTACGCATCGTTTTTATGGGAACTCCAGATTTTGCAGTTACTATTTTAAAACATCTAGTTGAAAACAATTATAATGTTGTTGGTGTAATTACTGCCACAGACAAACCTGCAGGAAGAGGAAGAAAACTAAATGAATCTGCAGTAAAAAAATATGCTACCTCGCAAAATCTTACCATTCTTCAACCTAAAAATTTAAAGAATGAAGAATTTCATCAAGAATTAAAAGATTTAAACGCTAATTTACAAATTGTTGTTGCTTTTAGAATGTTACCAAAAGCAGTTTGGCAAATGCCAGAATTTGGTACTTTTAATTTACACGCTTCTTTATTACCAGAATACAGAGGCGCTGCTCCAATTCATTGGTCTATTATAAATGGTGAAACAAAAACAGGCGCAACTACTTTTTTTATTGATGACAAAATAGATACTGGTGAAATTATTCTACAAGAGGAAGTTGCTATTTTAGAAACTGAAACTGTTGGAAATTTACATGATAAATTAATGTTTTTGGGAGCAGAATTGGTAGCAAAAACTGTAGACTATATTAAGTTAGGAAATGTAGACACGAAAAAACAACCTGAATTAGAAGAAAAATCTGCACCAAAATTGAATCCTGATAATTGTAAAATAGATTGGACGGATACTTTAGACAATATATATAATAAAATTCGTGGATTAAATCCATTTCCTGCAGCTTGGACTATCATCAAAAATGACGATGAAGATATTTCTGCAAAAATTTATGCAATAGAAAAAGAAGTTGAAGACCATAATTTTACAATAGGAAAAATTGTAACAACAAAAAAAACACTTAAAGTTGCTGTGGCTAAAGGTTTCATAAATATTGTAGAATTAAAACTTTCTGGAAAGAAAAAAATGGATGCCAAAAGTTTGCTAAATGGCTTTACTTTTTCATCTGAAGCAAAAATGATGTAA
- a CDS encoding HU family DNA-binding protein, which produces MNKSDLIDAMAADAGISKVAAKAALESFTDNVTSALKGGDKVALVGFGTFSVSNRAARTGRNPQTGKTIQIAAKNVAKFKAGAGLSDAVN; this is translated from the coding sequence ATGAACAAGTCAGATTTAATCGATGCAATGGCTGCAGATGCAGGAATTTCTAAAGTAGCAGCTAAAGCAGCTTTAGAGTCTTTTACAGATAATGTAACTTCTGCTTTAAAAGGTGGTGATAAAGTTGCATTAGTTGGTTTTGGTACTTTCTCTGTTTCTAACAGAGCTGCTAGAACAGGAAGAAACCCACAAACTGGAAAAACTATCCAAATTGCTGCTAAAAACGTAGCAAAATTTAAAGCTGGAGCTGGATTAAGCGATGCTGTAAACTAA
- a CDS encoding YqgE/AlgH family protein, producing the protein MKPYKGKLLIAEPSILNDSSFNRAIILLTEHTSSNSVGFILNRPLNYSVNDLIPDIDCSFTIYQGGPVEQDNLYFVHKIPDLIPESIEVANGIYWGGNFSSLKDLLNNNLLNESDIRFFLGYSGWSKNQLEDEMNQNSWFIADNDFDNILSIEEENLWKNKLLQKGGNYKLWANAPSDFNLN; encoded by the coding sequence TTGAAACCCTATAAAGGAAAACTTCTAATTGCAGAACCTTCTATCTTAAACGATAGCTCTTTTAATAGAGCCATTATTTTATTAACGGAACATACTTCTAGCAACTCTGTAGGTTTTATATTAAACAGACCACTTAATTATTCTGTTAATGATTTAATACCAGATATAGACTGCTCATTTACTATTTATCAAGGTGGACCTGTGGAGCAAGACAATTTGTATTTTGTTCATAAAATACCAGACTTAATTCCTGAAAGTATAGAAGTAGCAAATGGTATTTATTGGGGTGGTAATTTTAGCTCTTTAAAAGATTTGTTGAATAATAACTTATTAAACGAATCTGACATTCGTTTTTTCTTGGGATATTCTGGTTGGAGCAAAAATCAGTTAGAAGATGAAATGAACCAAAATTCTTGGTTTATTGCCGATAATGATTTTGATAACATTCTTTCTATTGAAGAAGAGAATCTATGGAAAAACAAATTATTACAAAAAGGTGGTAATTATAAGCTTTGGGCAAATGCACCTAGCGATTTTAATTTAAATTAA
- a CDS encoding aminotransferase class IV, with the protein MINFNGELLFAENVKLSSENRGFKYGDSIFETVKVINKKVVFWEDHYFRLMASMRMLRMKIPMEFTLEFLEKEILKTVAVQDQAASYRVRLNIYRKDGGLYTPKTNKIDYLLEVNETSYQIKKEYNIDLYKDFYNYSGLLSTIKTNNRMINTLASIFADENDLDNCILLNERKGVVEVTNGNIFIIKDNIIKTPALTEGCIKGIVRKKVIEIISKNDTYKVEETVISPFEIQKADEVFITNAIIGIQPVTNYKKKSFKTEIGEKLANNLKIVQIAGN; encoded by the coding sequence ATGATTAATTTTAATGGTGAATTATTGTTTGCAGAAAACGTAAAACTATCTTCAGAAAATAGAGGCTTTAAATATGGAGATTCAATTTTTGAAACGGTAAAAGTTATCAATAAAAAAGTCGTATTCTGGGAAGACCATTATTTTAGATTAATGGCTTCTATGAGAATGTTACGTATGAAAATTCCTATGGAGTTTACTTTAGAGTTTCTTGAAAAAGAAATTTTAAAAACAGTTGCTGTACAAGATCAAGCTGCCTCTTATAGAGTTAGACTTAATATTTACAGAAAAGATGGAGGTTTATATACTCCAAAGACTAATAAAATAGACTATTTATTAGAAGTAAATGAAACTTCTTATCAAATTAAAAAGGAATACAACATCGATTTGTATAAAGATTTTTATAATTATTCTGGACTTTTGTCAACTATAAAAACAAATAATAGAATGATAAATACATTGGCAAGTATTTTTGCTGATGAAAATGATTTAGATAATTGTATTTTATTAAATGAAAGAAAAGGAGTTGTAGAGGTTACAAATGGAAATATTTTTATAATTAAAGACAACATTATAAAAACGCCTGCTTTAACTGAAGGTTGTATTAAAGGTATTGTTAGAAAAAAAGTAATTGAAATAATATCTAAAAATGATACTTATAAAGTTGAGGAAACAGTAATTTCTCCTTTCGAAATTCAAAAAGCAGATGAAGTTTTTATAACCAATGCCATTATTGGTATACAGCCTGTAACAAATTATAAAAAGAAATCTTTTAAAACGGAAATAGGAGAGAAGCTTGCAAACAATTTAAAAATTGTACAAATTGCAGGTAATTAA
- a CDS encoding START-like domain-containing protein, giving the protein MDKVKFELEIPIHASPNMLYQYISSPSNLQEWFADKVNSRGKIFSFTWEGVEEKAELITKKTGERIRWKWLESEADDSFFEINIQVDPLTKDVSLIITDFAEDEDEVDEAKQLWENQIDELRHTIGA; this is encoded by the coding sequence ATGGATAAAGTAAAATTTGAACTAGAAATTCCTATTCATGCATCGCCTAATATGCTGTATCAGTATATTTCTTCGCCATCTAATTTACAAGAATGGTTTGCAGATAAAGTTAACTCTAGAGGTAAAATTTTTAGTTTTACTTGGGAAGGAGTAGAGGAAAAAGCAGAATTAATTACAAAAAAAACGGGTGAAAGAATTCGTTGGAAATGGCTAGAAAGTGAAGCTGATGATAGTTTCTTTGAAATTAACATACAAGTAGACCCATTAACAAAAGATGTTTCTTTAATAATTACAGATTTTGCAGAAGATGAAGATGAAGTAGATGAAGCAAAACAACTTTGGGAAAATCAAATTGATGAATTAAGACATACGATAGGAGCTTAA